One Dermacentor silvarum isolate Dsil-2018 chromosome 10, BIME_Dsil_1.4, whole genome shotgun sequence genomic window carries:
- the LOC119431586 gene encoding zinc finger protein interacting with ribonucleoprotein K-like has product MSQVQMARAAAVAVASCPDARDCPMCDYVATARSSLIIHMRKHTGERPYRCHLCPAAFAKSSDRSRHFRTHQLHKPFNCGSCGKSFAQRVTLLSHRCHLTGSTGFKGQCHKCLRMFANAALLKEHTRECGSVANRAFFRLATG; this is encoded by the coding sequence ATGAGCCAAGTGCAGATGGCTCGTGCAGCTGCTGTTGCCGTCGCGTCGTGTCCCGATGCCCGTGACTGCCCCATGTGCGACTACGTGGCTACAGCAAGGTCGTCGCTGATCATCCACATGCGCAAGCACACTGGAGAGCGGCCCTATCGCTGCCACCTGTGCCCTGCCGCGTTCGCCAAGAGCAGTGACCGCAGCCGCCACTTTCGCACCCACCAGCTGCACAAGCCCTTTAACTGTGGCAGCTGTGGCAAGTCGTTTGCGCAGAGGGTGACGCTGCTTTCGCATCGCTGTCACCTCACTGGCAGCACGGGCTTCAAGGGCCAGTGCCATAAGTGTTTGCGAATGTTTGCCAATGCTGCTCTGCTAAAGGAACACACTCGCGAGTGCGGAAGCGTTGCCAACAGGGCCTTTTTTAGACTAGCAACAGGATAG